A single Anopheles arabiensis isolate DONGOLA chromosome 2, AaraD3, whole genome shotgun sequence DNA region contains:
- the LOC120897430 gene encoding ADP-ribosylation factor GTPase-activating protein 3 isoform X1, whose amino-acid sequence MAGGSSPSKEDIDAIFHRLRSQATNKTCFDCGAKNPTWSTVTYGVFICIDCSAVHRNLGVHLTFVRSTNLDTNWTWLQIRQMQVGGNANAAQFFRQHNCNTTDAQQKYNSRAAQLYKDKLLNKAQQSLQLYGTTLHIDNAHDLNTTASEKKEMDFFADCDNFDNDTVTVERNNNPSSGPKVDAELENIPKLASLSATVDPTAGPRVDFLTSEVPVEPVKSTIGVRKIQPKKGGLGAKKGGLGATRVKTNFAEIEERANMADKLKLAPAPEKPITEEEKAETLASVRLAYQDLSIKQHREEEKLKAIDPNKAKQIERLGMGFGRAAGVSHSALTDMKTLTPEEATRSSAASLSKALYDRDDSSSGGGGGGSGGGGGSGSGGGGGSGGNDFFDDYSIIYGFSGSGKGADMSEATQMGFDTLEPIDSKRPTVKTMFSPAGGSLKGGSSSISDQPTYSRGGGGSSGSNYNNNNSNSSSSSNNNSSSRRNGQPQPVDSSDVAQKKFGSAKGISSDQFFGDEQSSYERSANLSKFQGSTSISSADYFGHGSSSMGSGGSRSGGGGGGGPRGPALQYNGPDLEDVRESVRQGVTKVAGRLSSLASDVMNSIQDKYGY is encoded by the exons ATGGCTGGTGGAAGTTCGCCCTCGAAGGAGGACATCGATGCCATTTTCCATCGGTTACGATCGCAGGCAACGAACAAG ACTTGTTTCGACTGTGGAGCGAAAAATCCCACCTGGTCCACGGTGACGTACGGCGTGTTCATCTGCATCGATTGTTCGGCCGTGCATCGGAATTTGGGCGTGCATCTGACGTTCGTCCGGTCCACCAACCTGGACACGAACTGGACCTGGCTGCAAATTCGTCAAATGCAGGTCGGCGGCAATGCCAATGCG gCACAATTCTTCCGCCAGCATAACTGCAACACCACCGATGCGCAACAGAAGTACAACTCACGTGCTGCCCAGCTGTACAAGGATAAGTTGCTAAACAAAGCCCAACAGTCGCTGCAGCTGTACGGAACGACG CTGCACATTGACAATGCACACGACCTGAACACGACCGCCAGCGAGAAGAAGGAGATGGACTTTTTTGCGGATTGCGACAACTTCGACAACGACACGGTGACGGTCGAACGGAACAACAATCCCAGCAGTGGGCCGAAGGTCGATGCGGAGCTGGAAAAC ATTCCAAAGCTGGCTTCCCTGAGCGCCACGGTTGACCCCACCGCTGGGCCGCGGGTCGATTTCCTCACCTCCGAGGTACCGGTTGAGCCGGTCAAGTCAACGATCGGGGTGCGCAAAATACAACCCAAGAAGGGTGGGCTCGGTGCGAAGAAGGGCGGCCTCGGGGCAACCCGCGTCAAGACCAACTTTGCCGAAATCGAAGAGCGCGCCAACATGGCGGACAAGCTGAAGCTGGCGCCGGCCCCGGAGAAACCCATCACTGAGGAGGAAAAGGCAGAAACGCTCGCGAGCGTCCGGCTAGCCTACCAGGATCTATCGATCAAGCAGCACAGGGAGGAGGAAAAGCTGAAAGCGATCGATCCGAACAAGGCGAAACAAATCGAGCGGCTAGGTATGGGGTTCGGCCGGGCGGCCGGTGTTTCCCACTCCGCACTGACCGACATGAAGACGCTCACGCCCGAGGAAGCGACCCGGAGCAGTGCGGCGTCCCTTAGCAAGGCGCTGTACGATCGCGACGATTCGTCcagtggcggcggtggcggcggcagcggtggAGGTGGAGGAAGTGGaagtggtggcggcggcggcagtggtGGGAACGATTTTTTCGATGACTATTCCATAATCTACGGGTTTTCGGGCAGTGGCAAGGGGGCGGATATGAGCGAAGCGACACAGATGGGGTTCGATACGCTCGAGCCGATCGACAGCAAGCGTCCCACGGTGAAGACGATGTTCTCGCCGGCAGGCGGTAGCCTGAAGGGTGGATCGAGCAGTATTAGCG ATCAACCCACATACAGCCGCGGAGGTGGCGGTAGCAGCGGaagcaactacaacaacaacaacagtaacagcagcagcagcagcaacaacaacagtagcaGTCGAAGGAACGGTCAACCGCAACCAGTCGATAGCAGCGACGTTGCGCAGAAAAAGTTCGGCTCTGCCAAGGGCATCTCGTCCGACCAGTTCTTCGGCGACGAACAGTCGAGCTACGAACGGTCGGCCAATCTTTCCAAATTCCAGGGCTCTACCAGTATCTCTTCCGCCGACTACTTTGGCCACGGCTCGTCATCGATGGGATCGGGCGGTTCTAGATCCG gaggaggaggtggaggcGGACCGCGCGGTCCGGCACTGCAGTACAATGGGCCCGATTTGGAGGACGTGAGGGAAAGCGTCCGGCAGGGCGTTACGAAGGTGGCCGGACGTCTCAGTTCGCTCGCCAGCGATGTGATGAACTCGATTCAGGATAAATATGGCTActga
- the LOC120897431 gene encoding LOW QUALITY PROTEIN: nucleobindin-2-like (The sequence of the model RefSeq protein was modified relative to this genomic sequence to represent the inferred CDS: inserted 1 base in 1 codon), producing MKGNGSILVLLLVAGMLPTMLGLPVVTQPPKPAEKEEKHEDSNVERMENIIEYNKYLQEVVNVLESDPVFAEKLQKAAESDIRSGVIAQELEYVGHHVRSRLDELKRMELQRLKELATKQFELTNEIDRDHLKISEHVDHSNPHTFEIDDLKKLILKTSQDLQENDRRRREEFKQYELQKEFEKQEKLRALDEQHRKEYEEELKRQQAKHDNHEKIHHPGNKAQLEEVWEKQDHMDGQDFDPKTFFMLHDLDGNNMWDENEVKVLFINELNKMYQAGAPEDDMKERAEEMERMREHVFKEADTNKDGLISYEEFIEQTKRDEFQKDPGWDTVDHEPQFTHEEYQEFERRRQEEIQRLVAEGKLPPHPNMPXGYHPDANGAYQVHPNAIPQHQVPHYQQQQQHQQQQYHQQQQHYQQQQQHHQQGPPPPGYNNHGQQINVHPNQIYDNVQPHQVHPNPTYTGQQSTVYTGQQAAPQHQQAQPVPAQQHPGQQQHYQQQPQQQQHPGQQPHQQQQQAQYPQQPQQQQQQQQPPQQQQQYQSNQIPQNPQYQQQHANNNVQPNQKPPSHQQQAAPAPAQQQQPQQQQHTGNVASSPQQQPQPQQQQPPAVPAQPSVVQVKH from the exons ATGAAGGGCAATGGCAGCatactggtgctgctgttggtagCCGGGATGCTGCCAACGATGCTGGGACTTCCGGTTGTGACACAGCCACCAAAGCCCGccgaaaaggaggaaaagcaCGAGGACAGCAACGTAGAACGCATGGAG AACATTATCGAGTACAATAAGTATCTCCAGGAGGTTGTGAACGTGCTGGAAAGCGATCCTGTGTTTGCTGAAAAACTGCAGAAGGCGGCAGAATCCGACATTCGg TCCGGTGTGATCGCGCAAGAGCTCGAGTACGTTGGGCACCACGTGCGGTCGCGGCTGGACGAGCTGAAGCGCATGGAGCTGCAGCGGCTGAAGGAGCTAGCGACGAAGCAGTTCGAGCTGACGAACGAGATCGATCGGGACCATCTGAAGATTAGCGAGCACGTGGACCACTCGAACCCGCACACGTTCGAGATCGACGATCTGAAGAAGCTGATCCTGAAGACGTCGCAGGACCTGCAGGAGAACGATCGCCGCCGGCGGGAAGAGTTCAAGCAGTACGAGCTGCAGAAGGAGTTCGAGAAGCAGGAGAAGCTGCGCGCACTAGACGAGCAGCACCGGAAGGAGTACGAGGAGGAGCTGAAGCGCCAGCAGGCCAAGCACGACAACCACGAGAAGATACACCATCCCGGCAACAAGGCGCAGCTGGAGGAGGTGTGGGAAAAGCAGGACCACATGGATGGGCAGGATTTCGACCCGAAAACGTTCTTTATGCTGCACGATCTGGACGGCAACAACATGTGGGACGAGAACGAGGTGAAGGTGCTGTTCATTAACGAGCTGAACAAGATGTACCAGGCCGGGGCGCCCGAGGACGACATGAAGGAGCGGGCGGAGGAGATGGAGCGTATGCGGGAGCACGTGTTCAAGGAGGCGGACACGAACAAGGACGGGCTGATCAGCTACGAGGAGTTCATCGAGCAGACGAAGCGCGACGAGTTCCAGAAGGATCCGGGCTGGGACACGGTCGACCATGAGCCCCAGTTTACGCACGAAGAGTATCAGGAGTTTGAGCGCCGACGGCAGGAGGAGATTCAGCGGCTCGTTGCGGAGGGCAAGCTGCCGCCGCATCCCAATATGC CAGGGTACCACCCGGACGCGAAT GGAGCCTATCAGGTGCATCCGAACGCAATTCCACAGCACCAGGTCCCGCActaccagcaacaacagcagcatcaacaacagcaataccaccagcagcagcagcattatcagcaacaacagcagcaccatcagcagggACCTCCTCCACCAGGGTACAATAATCATGGCCAGCAGATAAACGTTCATCCCAACCAGATCTACGACAATGTGCAACCGCATCAGGTCCATCCTAATCCAACCTACACCGGTCAGCAGTCTACGGTATACACAGGACAACAGGCGGCACCACAGCACCAACAGGCTCAACCTGTCCCAGCGCAACAACATCCTGGACAACAGCAGCACTACCAGCAACaacctcaacaacaacaacatcctgGACAGCAGccacatcaacagcaacaacaggccCAATATCCTCAGcaaccgcaacagcaacaacaacaacaacaaccgccacaacagcaacaacagtatCAGTCGAATCAGATCCCACAAAATCCACAAtatcagcaacagcacgctAACAACAATGTACAGCCAAACCAGAAGCCTCCTTCCCATCAGCAACAGGCAGCCCCAGCCCcagcacaacagcagcaaccacaacagcaacaacatacCGGAAACGTTGCATCTTCCCCacaacagcagccacagccacagcaacagcaaccacctGCAGTACCGGCACAGCCATCCGTTGTACAGGTGAAACACTAG
- the LOC120894918 gene encoding DEAD-box ATP-dependent RNA helicase 9-like isoform X1, with product MRTLYTIYFLLAASFFAGIVIAGVLQLSKDQQQAKLEASAEVAVRSKRELLRVLGGGFGGASGANAASNALSQNVGGFGFSSSNANANAFNQQFGLGGFGSSAANAQAQSFQSDGPFGSFGASAANSASQGFSAGPGGLAGSAGFSGSQTYNLLGGRKISIAYSNGFSLANGGRPTGSNGFSITQS from the exons ATGAGGACGCTTTACACGATCTACTTCCTGCTGGCGGCGTCGTTCTTTGCCGGCATTGTGATAGCGGGAGTGTTGCAGCTCAGCAAAGACCAGCAGCAGGCGAAGCTGGAAGCGTCAGCCGAGGTGGCGGTGCGCAGCAAACGGGAGCTGCTGCGTGTTCTTGG TGGCGGTTTTGGTGGAGCTTCCGGCGCGAATGCTGCCTCGAACGCGCTCAGTCAAAACGTGGG TGGATTTGGCTTTTCCAGCTCGAACGCGAACGCAAACGCCTTCAACCAGCAGTTCGGACTCGGCGGGTTCGGTTCGTCCGCCGCCAACGCACAGGCCCAATCGTTCCAGAGCGACGGACCGTTCGGATCGTTCGGTGCATCGGCCGCCAATTCCGCCAGCCAGGGCTTCAGTGCTGGGCCGGGTGGGCTGGCCGGTTCGGCCGGTTTCTCCGGCAGCCAGACGTACAATCTGCTCGGCGGCCGCAAGATCTCGATCGCCTATTCGAACGGATTTTCCCTCGCCAACGGGGGGCGGCCTACGGGATCGAATGGGTTCAGTATTACGCAGAGCTGA
- the LOC120897430 gene encoding ADP-ribosylation factor GTPase-activating protein 2 isoform X2, translating into MAGGSSPSKEDIDAIFHRLRSQATNKTCFDCGAKNPTWSTVTYGVFICIDCSAVHRNLGVHLTFVRSTNLDTNWTWLQIRQMQVGGNANAAQFFRQHNCNTTDAQQKYNSRAAQLYKDKLLNKAQQSLQLYGTTIPKLASLSATVDPTAGPRVDFLTSEVPVEPVKSTIGVRKIQPKKGGLGAKKGGLGATRVKTNFAEIEERANMADKLKLAPAPEKPITEEEKAETLASVRLAYQDLSIKQHREEEKLKAIDPNKAKQIERLGMGFGRAAGVSHSALTDMKTLTPEEATRSSAASLSKALYDRDDSSSGGGGGGSGGGGGSGSGGGGGSGGNDFFDDYSIIYGFSGSGKGADMSEATQMGFDTLEPIDSKRPTVKTMFSPAGGSLKGGSSSISDQPTYSRGGGGSSGSNYNNNNSNSSSSSNNNSSSRRNGQPQPVDSSDVAQKKFGSAKGISSDQFFGDEQSSYERSANLSKFQGSTSISSADYFGHGSSSMGSGGSRSGGGGGGGPRGPALQYNGPDLEDVRESVRQGVTKVAGRLSSLASDVMNSIQDKYGY; encoded by the exons ATGGCTGGTGGAAGTTCGCCCTCGAAGGAGGACATCGATGCCATTTTCCATCGGTTACGATCGCAGGCAACGAACAAG ACTTGTTTCGACTGTGGAGCGAAAAATCCCACCTGGTCCACGGTGACGTACGGCGTGTTCATCTGCATCGATTGTTCGGCCGTGCATCGGAATTTGGGCGTGCATCTGACGTTCGTCCGGTCCACCAACCTGGACACGAACTGGACCTGGCTGCAAATTCGTCAAATGCAGGTCGGCGGCAATGCCAATGCG gCACAATTCTTCCGCCAGCATAACTGCAACACCACCGATGCGCAACAGAAGTACAACTCACGTGCTGCCCAGCTGTACAAGGATAAGTTGCTAAACAAAGCCCAACAGTCGCTGCAGCTGTACGGAACGACG ATTCCAAAGCTGGCTTCCCTGAGCGCCACGGTTGACCCCACCGCTGGGCCGCGGGTCGATTTCCTCACCTCCGAGGTACCGGTTGAGCCGGTCAAGTCAACGATCGGGGTGCGCAAAATACAACCCAAGAAGGGTGGGCTCGGTGCGAAGAAGGGCGGCCTCGGGGCAACCCGCGTCAAGACCAACTTTGCCGAAATCGAAGAGCGCGCCAACATGGCGGACAAGCTGAAGCTGGCGCCGGCCCCGGAGAAACCCATCACTGAGGAGGAAAAGGCAGAAACGCTCGCGAGCGTCCGGCTAGCCTACCAGGATCTATCGATCAAGCAGCACAGGGAGGAGGAAAAGCTGAAAGCGATCGATCCGAACAAGGCGAAACAAATCGAGCGGCTAGGTATGGGGTTCGGCCGGGCGGCCGGTGTTTCCCACTCCGCACTGACCGACATGAAGACGCTCACGCCCGAGGAAGCGACCCGGAGCAGTGCGGCGTCCCTTAGCAAGGCGCTGTACGATCGCGACGATTCGTCcagtggcggcggtggcggcggcagcggtggAGGTGGAGGAAGTGGaagtggtggcggcggcggcagtggtGGGAACGATTTTTTCGATGACTATTCCATAATCTACGGGTTTTCGGGCAGTGGCAAGGGGGCGGATATGAGCGAAGCGACACAGATGGGGTTCGATACGCTCGAGCCGATCGACAGCAAGCGTCCCACGGTGAAGACGATGTTCTCGCCGGCAGGCGGTAGCCTGAAGGGTGGATCGAGCAGTATTAGCG ATCAACCCACATACAGCCGCGGAGGTGGCGGTAGCAGCGGaagcaactacaacaacaacaacagtaacagcagcagcagcagcaacaacaacagtagcaGTCGAAGGAACGGTCAACCGCAACCAGTCGATAGCAGCGACGTTGCGCAGAAAAAGTTCGGCTCTGCCAAGGGCATCTCGTCCGACCAGTTCTTCGGCGACGAACAGTCGAGCTACGAACGGTCGGCCAATCTTTCCAAATTCCAGGGCTCTACCAGTATCTCTTCCGCCGACTACTTTGGCCACGGCTCGTCATCGATGGGATCGGGCGGTTCTAGATCCG gaggaggaggtggaggcGGACCGCGCGGTCCGGCACTGCAGTACAATGGGCCCGATTTGGAGGACGTGAGGGAAAGCGTCCGGCAGGGCGTTACGAAGGTGGCCGGACGTCTCAGTTCGCTCGCCAGCGATGTGATGAACTCGATTCAGGATAAATATGGCTActga
- the LOC120894919 gene encoding uncharacterized protein LOC120894919 has protein sequence MPAQEDTRADKPLGGVPDAGSVHEEVVVAAALYVRKKDPTTLRRQKREIRNNHVTVQHGTSHTNRFDGTGTGKREPFLGKQHEKVLTNWKNDNGAASSKVGHRKE, from the exons ATGCCCGCGCAAGAGGACACCCGGGCGGACAAACCGCTCGGCGGAGTGCCGGACGCTGGCAGTGTGCATGAGGAGGTCGTCGTTGCAGCCGCACTGTACGTGCGCAAGAAGGATCCTACCACGCTGCGACGGCAGAAGCGTGAAATACG GAACAATCACGTAACGGTTCAGCACGGCACGTCACACACGAACCGGTTCGATGGGACAGGCACTGGCAAAAGGGAACCGTTTTTGGGCAAGCAGCACGAAAAGGTATTGACCAACTGGAAGAACGACAACGGAGCGGCGTCATCAAAAGTGGGCCACCGCAAGGAGtag
- the LOC120894917 gene encoding pupal cuticle protein 36-like gives MNRFVGVIILSALVIGALGQNDGRDAEVRDRAGNGYEVLVESSLHVRKANPAVRRNVRSVLDLLVPPEAVLVRQKRQFNGFGASSSNANANAFNQYYGPNGFGASAANAGAQSFYNQGPGGGFGASAANSASQGFSAGPGGFSGSAGQSGSQSYKLPGNKDVNLSYSGGFSVANGQPSVSQGSSISFSKK, from the exons ATGAACAGATTCGTTGGAGTGATCATACTTTCGGCACTGGTGATCGGTGCCTTAGGTCAGAACGATGGCCGCG ATGCTGAGGTGAGAGATCGCGCCGGCAACGGGTACGAGGTCCTGGTCGAGTCGTCCCTGCACGTGCGAAAGGCAAACCCGGCCGTACGACGCAACGTGCGCAGCGTGCTAGATCTGCTGGTGCCACCGGAAGCGGTGCTCGTGCGCCAAAAGCGCCAATTCAA TGGGTTCGGTGCGTCCAGCTCGAATGCTAATGCTAACGCCTTCAACCAGTATTACGGCCCGAACGGATTTGGGGCGAGCGCGGCCAACGCGGGCGCACAGTCCTTCTACAACCAGGGACCGGGTGGTGGTTTCGGTGCATCGGCAGCCAACTCCGCCTCGCAAGGCTTCTCGGCAGGTCCGGGCGGTTTCTCG GGCTCCGCTGGACAGTCCGGTAGCCAGAGCTACAAGCTTCCCGGCAACAAGGACGTGAACCTGTCGTACAGTGGTGGATTTTCCGTCGCCAACGGCCAGCCCAGCGTATCGCAGGGCAGCTCGATCAGCTTCTCGAAGAAGTAG
- the LOC120894918 gene encoding uncharacterized PE-PGRS family protein PE_PGRS54-like isoform X2, protein MARVSSWKTLIVVVLGVTGVMAGVSPLFQFPFQWNQPRQFGGFGGASGANAASNALSQNVGGFGFSSSNANANAFNQQFGLGGFGSSAANAQAQSFQSDGPFGSFGASAANSASQGFSAGPGGLAGSAGFSGSQTYNLLGGRKISIAYSNGFSLANGGRPTGSNGFSITQS, encoded by the exons ATGGCGCGTGTTTCGAGCTGGAAGACGTTGATCGTTGTCGTTTTGGGGGTTACCGGTGTGATGGCAGGCGTTTCGCCACTGTTTCAGTTCCCCTTCCAATGGAACCAACCGCGACAATT TGGCGGTTTTGGTGGAGCTTCCGGCGCGAATGCTGCCTCGAACGCGCTCAGTCAAAACGTGGG TGGATTTGGCTTTTCCAGCTCGAACGCGAACGCAAACGCCTTCAACCAGCAGTTCGGACTCGGCGGGTTCGGTTCGTCCGCCGCCAACGCACAGGCCCAATCGTTCCAGAGCGACGGACCGTTCGGATCGTTCGGTGCATCGGCCGCCAATTCCGCCAGCCAGGGCTTCAGTGCTGGGCCGGGTGGGCTGGCCGGTTCGGCCGGTTTCTCCGGCAGCCAGACGTACAATCTGCTCGGCGGCCGCAAGATCTCGATCGCCTATTCGAACGGATTTTCCCTCGCCAACGGGGGGCGGCCTACGGGATCGAATGGGTTCAGTATTACGCAGAGCTGA